In Bartonella machadoae, a single genomic region encodes these proteins:
- a CDS encoding lambda exonuclease family protein, with amino-acid sequence MEQRSAQWFQARLGKVTASNVYNILSKTAKGLPTSKYEDYKIKLITERLTGEISPHYETEDMRWGIEHEDDALQEYGFIYDANIIKCGFIPHPSIEMAGASPDGLIGEDGLIEIKCPRSATHMRFCIDEEIKPEYLAQMQFQMACTGRQWCDFVSYDPRFTHQSSHLRMKVKRVHRDDEQINSINQAVEAFLTQIEQEIQKISTKAA; translated from the coding sequence ATGGAACAAAGATCTGCACAATGGTTTCAAGCACGATTAGGAAAAGTTACCGCTTCTAATGTGTACAACATCCTCAGTAAAACAGCTAAAGGATTACCAACAAGCAAATATGAAGATTACAAAATCAAACTCATTACAGAGCGTTTAACAGGTGAAATAAGCCCCCATTATGAAACAGAAGATATGAGATGGGGCATTGAACATGAGGATGATGCCTTGCAAGAATATGGCTTCATTTATGATGCCAATATCATAAAATGCGGCTTTATACCTCATCCTAGCATAGAAATGGCGGGGGCTAGTCCTGATGGGCTTATTGGAGAAGATGGTCTAATCGAAATCAAATGCCCACGTTCCGCAACCCATATGCGCTTTTGTATTGATGAAGAAATCAAACCTGAATATCTCGCACAAATGCAATTCCAAATGGCTTGTACAGGGCGACAATGGTGTGATTTTGTAAGCTATGACCCACGCTTTACACATCAATCATCTCACCTGCGTATGAAAGTCAAACGTGTCCACCGTGATGATGAACAAATTAACAGCATTAACCAAGCTGTTGAAGCCTTTTTAACTCAGATAGAGCAAGAGATACAAAAGATCTCGACAAAAGCTGCTTAA
- the yidD gene encoding membrane protein insertion efficiency factor YidD: MLTLQSRQKNRKTRNYKGSWRKTPGRLLGIFLIRFYQITLSSLIGNQCRHAPTCSEYIYEAIARHGLWAGAWMGFFRILRCGPFGTYGFDPVPPSLEKSCCFYKPWRYWKISTKHDK, encoded by the coding sequence ATGCTCACATTACAGTCCCGACAAAAAAACAGAAAAACGCGAAATTATAAGGGGTCTTGGCGAAAAACACCTGGACGATTATTGGGTATTTTCTTGATCCGTTTTTATCAAATAACACTTTCCAGCCTTATAGGAAACCAATGTCGTCATGCACCGACCTGTTCAGAATATATTTATGAAGCAATCGCACGCCACGGACTATGGGCTGGTGCATGGATGGGATTTTTTCGTATCCTACGTTGTGGTCCATTTGGAACATATGGATTTGATCCAGTCCCGCCCTCTCTCGAAAAGAGTTGTTGTTTTTATAAACCTTGGCGTTACTGGAAAATTTCTACAAAACACGATAAATAA
- a CDS encoding iron-sulfur cluster assembly scaffold protein, whose protein sequence is MIDNLYSNKILEHAAHISKIGRLNNPDATSKKHAQLCGSTITIDLKIKNNIVIDFAHEGHVCVLGQASTSLLASHIIGQTTQDLKMLRKIIYHMLTKDGPPPQAPFEAFSCLQPIKNYQARHTSVMLPFDAVIDCIEQIEEK, encoded by the coding sequence ATGATTGACAATCTCTATAGTAATAAAATACTTGAACATGCCGCCCATATAAGCAAAATTGGACGTCTTAATAATCCGGATGCAACATCAAAAAAACACGCACAGCTTTGCGGTTCAACAATTACTATAGATCTAAAAATAAAAAACAATATCGTTATAGATTTTGCACACGAAGGACATGTATGTGTACTAGGACAAGCTTCAACTTCCCTTTTAGCATCTCATATTATAGGACAAACAACACAAGATCTTAAAATGTTACGTAAAATTATTTATCATATGCTAACGAAAGATGGTCCACCTCCTCAAGCTCCTTTTGAAGCATTTTCTTGTTTGCAACCGATTAAAAATTATCAAGCACGTCATACATCAGTCATGCTTCCCTTTGATGCCGTCATAGATTGTATTGAACAAATTGAGGAAAAATAA
- a CDS encoding helix-turn-helix transcriptional regulator yields the protein MNEEKLKASIEKVSLFEQALLSMRLQRLVNIQDLSIYLGMSMTYIRELVKAGAFPKPIQEGRYLKWDIVEVDHYIESKKAERDSIELPSLS from the coding sequence ATGAATGAAGAAAAATTAAAAGCCTCAATAGAAAAAGTAAGTTTATTCGAACAAGCTTTACTATCAATGCGCTTGCAAAGGCTCGTCAATATACAAGACCTCTCAATTTATCTTGGAATGTCTATGACCTATATTAGAGAGCTTGTAAAAGCTGGTGCTTTCCCTAAACCAATACAAGAAGGGCGATACTTAAAATGGGATATCGTTGAAGTTGATCACTATATTGAAAGCAAAAAGGCAGAAAGAGACTCTATAGAATTACCATCACTATCGTAA
- the thrS gene encoding threonine--tRNA ligase, whose translation MSCSVSLSFPDGSKRDYPSKMTGLELAETISKSLVKKAVAYSLNGITRDLSDPLEQSGQIEIITREDPRALELIRHDCAHVLAEAVQELFPDTQVTIGPVIENGFYYDFARQQPFTLDDLTVIEKKMREIIQRNKPFKKEIWSRKKAREVFSEKGELYKVELIDSIPENQDLKIYYQGDWFDLCRGPHMQSTGQIGNAFKLMKVAGAYWRGDSNNPMLTRIYGTAFANENDLKAYLHILEEAEKRDHRRLGREMDLFHFQEEGPGMIFWHKKGWKMFQNLLNYMRRRLDDHQYAEVNAPQVLDRSLWEISGHWGWYKENMFKTIPAAEDWDNETVYALKPMNCPGHVQIFKHGLKSYRDLPMRLAEFGLVHRYEPSGALHGLMRARGFTQDDAHIFCTDEQLEDECLNINDLILSTYADFGFKEISLKLSTRPEKRVGSDALWDHAENIMKSVLKTIETKFAGQIKTSILPGEGAFYGPKFEYTLKDAIGREWQCGTTQIDFNLPERFGAFYIDKDSEKRQPVMIHRAIFGSMERFLGILIENFSGHMPLWLAPEQIIVATITSEANEYAKKITAKLKAAGLSATLDLRNEKINYKIREHSLQKVPIILVCGKRESETNSVNMRRLGSTDQIPLSTEEAVKQLTKEATPPDLQRLINT comes from the coding sequence ATGTCTTGTTCTGTTTCTCTTTCTTTTCCTGATGGTTCAAAACGTGATTATCCTAGCAAAATGACTGGCTTAGAATTGGCTGAAACCATTTCTAAATCACTTGTAAAAAAAGCAGTCGCCTATAGCCTTAACGGAATCACTCGAGATCTATCAGATCCATTAGAACAATCTGGTCAAATAGAAATCATTACCCGAGAAGATCCACGTGCTCTTGAACTCATCCGTCATGATTGTGCACATGTGTTAGCTGAAGCAGTACAAGAACTCTTTCCTGACACACAAGTGACAATTGGTCCTGTTATTGAAAATGGTTTTTATTACGATTTTGCACGCCAACAACCTTTTACATTGGATGATCTCACGGTTATTGAAAAAAAAATGCGTGAAATTATTCAACGCAACAAACCTTTCAAAAAAGAAATCTGGTCTCGTAAAAAAGCAAGAGAGGTTTTTTCTGAAAAGGGCGAACTTTATAAGGTAGAGCTTATTGATAGCATTCCTGAAAACCAAGATTTAAAAATTTATTATCAAGGTGATTGGTTTGATCTTTGCCGTGGCCCACACATGCAATCTACTGGGCAAATAGGCAATGCTTTTAAACTGATGAAAGTCGCAGGAGCTTATTGGCGTGGTGATTCCAATAACCCAATGCTCACAAGAATTTATGGCACGGCATTTGCCAATGAAAATGACTTAAAAGCTTACCTACACATACTAGAAGAAGCTGAAAAACGTGATCATCGCCGCTTAGGACGTGAAATGGATTTATTTCATTTCCAAGAAGAGGGGCCAGGAATGATTTTCTGGCATAAAAAAGGCTGGAAAATGTTCCAAAATTTGCTCAACTATATGCGTAGGCGTCTAGATGATCATCAATATGCTGAAGTGAATGCACCACAAGTTCTCGATAGATCACTTTGGGAAATATCTGGGCATTGGGGATGGTATAAGGAGAATATGTTCAAAACAATTCCAGCTGCTGAGGATTGGGATAATGAAACTGTTTATGCTCTTAAGCCAATGAATTGCCCTGGTCACGTACAAATTTTTAAACATGGTTTAAAATCTTACCGTGATTTGCCTATGAGGCTTGCTGAATTTGGTCTTGTCCATCGTTATGAACCTTCGGGGGCTCTTCATGGTCTTATGCGCGCACGCGGCTTTACACAAGATGATGCACATATTTTCTGTACAGATGAACAGTTAGAAGATGAATGCCTCAATATTAATGATTTAATTTTATCAACTTATGCTGATTTTGGTTTTAAAGAAATCAGCCTTAAGCTTTCAACACGTCCAGAAAAGCGAGTCGGATCTGATGCGTTATGGGATCATGCAGAAAATATCATGAAATCCGTTCTCAAAACTATTGAAACAAAATTTGCCGGACAAATCAAAACCAGTATTCTCCCAGGTGAAGGTGCATTTTATGGTCCAAAATTTGAATATACATTAAAAGATGCTATCGGTCGCGAATGGCAATGTGGAACAACACAAATAGACTTTAATCTCCCTGAACGTTTTGGCGCATTTTATATTGATAAAGATTCAGAAAAACGCCAACCTGTTATGATCCATCGCGCTATTTTTGGATCAATGGAGCGTTTTCTTGGTATATTAATCGAAAATTTTTCTGGACATATGCCACTTTGGCTTGCCCCTGAACAAATCATCGTAGCAACAATTACATCCGAAGCAAATGAATATGCAAAAAAAATAACAGCAAAACTTAAAGCTGCTGGGCTTTCCGCAACATTAGATCTTCGTAATGAAAAAATTAACTATAAAATACGTGAACACTCTTTACAAAAAGTTCCGATAATTTTGGTATGCGGCAAACGTGAATCTGAGACGAATAGCGTAAATATGCGCCGCTTAGGAAGCACAGATCAAATTCCCTTGTCTACAGAAGAAGCAGTTAAGCAACTCACGAAGGAAGCGACACCGCCAGATTTGCAGCGATTAATAAATACCTAA
- a CDS encoding tyrosine-type recombinase/integrase produces MIRRTRTRDRLSALSVKNLPKGKYADGAGLWLIKTTQNQGRWVFRFDFNKKRREMGLGSCSVVSLKEARLKATACRDLLNQGIDPIRKRKNEQLRRAIDSISLREIVLSAFEAKKSELKNEGTAARWLTPLTLHVFPKLGDIAITELTQIDIKECLSPIWKTKNETASKALSRLNIAIKHAAARGIDVDMQLVPKAKALLGKFIQNVQNIPAMPWKEVPAFYQSLDDNIVSNLALKLLILTGVRSMPIRHIRLEEINQSIWTIPKENMKGIVGKVFDFRVPLTDEAIAIIEKAKRIEKNGFLFVGNSGKPISDMTLSKFMRDRGIAYRPHGFRSSLRDWIAETTSTPFEIAEFTLSHSVGNSVTKAYMRTDFLEQRRVLLEQWASFVTGC; encoded by the coding sequence GTGATTAGGAGAACAAGAACACGTGATAGATTATCCGCCTTATCTGTAAAAAATTTACCTAAAGGTAAATATGCGGATGGAGCTGGACTATGGCTTATTAAAACAACGCAGAATCAAGGACGTTGGGTTTTTCGATTCGATTTCAATAAAAAACGTCGTGAAATGGGATTAGGCTCTTGTAGCGTTGTATCTTTAAAAGAAGCAAGGCTTAAGGCTACAGCTTGCCGTGATCTTTTAAACCAAGGTATTGACCCGATTCGTAAAAGGAAAAATGAACAATTACGGCGGGCGATTGATAGTATTTCTTTAAGAGAAATTGTTTTAAGCGCTTTTGAAGCCAAGAAAAGTGAATTGAAGAATGAAGGAACAGCAGCAAGGTGGTTAACACCTCTTACATTGCATGTTTTTCCTAAGCTTGGAGATATAGCAATTACTGAATTGACGCAGATTGATATAAAAGAGTGCTTATCCCCTATTTGGAAAACCAAAAACGAAACAGCAAGCAAAGCTTTATCGCGTTTGAATATTGCGATAAAACATGCCGCAGCACGTGGTATAGATGTGGATATGCAATTGGTACCAAAAGCAAAAGCCTTATTGGGAAAATTTATTCAAAATGTTCAAAATATTCCGGCTATGCCATGGAAAGAAGTTCCGGCTTTTTATCAATCGTTAGATGATAATATTGTATCAAATTTAGCCTTAAAGCTTTTAATTTTAACGGGGGTTCGTTCAATGCCAATTAGGCATATACGGCTGGAGGAGATTAACCAATCAATATGGACAATTCCAAAAGAAAATATGAAGGGGATAGTTGGAAAGGTTTTTGATTTTCGTGTACCGCTTACAGATGAAGCGATTGCTATCATTGAAAAAGCAAAAAGAATCGAAAAAAATGGATTTTTGTTTGTTGGAAATTCTGGAAAGCCTATATCTGATATGACGCTTTCTAAATTTATGAGAGATAGAGGGATTGCTTATCGCCCTCACGGCTTCAGATCTAGTCTTCGTGATTGGATAGCAGAGACAACATCAACACCATTTGAAATTGCGGAATTTACTTTGTCTCATTCAGTGGGAAATTCAGTCACAAAAGCCTATATGAGAACTGATTTTTTAGAACAGCGCCGTGTTCTTTTAGAACAGTGGGCGTCTTTTGTGACTGGGTGTTGA
- the folE gene encoding GTP cyclohydrolase I FolE, giving the protein MQDVVKGGSVDPFLSGKRPSFGEVEEAIRTLLLWMGENPNREGLVDTPRRVAKAYRELFIGYSKSVEEILDTVFEEVSGYNDAIIMKNIPFYSHCEHHMIPIVGRAHIGYFPDTKVVGLSKIARVVDIFSRRLQTQEAMTAQITDALTVHLQPRGVAVLIEAEHMCMAMRGIQKQGTTTITTSFRGCYEEDQGVQDNFMKMVQRL; this is encoded by the coding sequence ATGCAAGATGTTGTTAAAGGAGGTTCGGTAGATCCATTTTTATCTGGAAAGCGTCCTAGTTTTGGAGAGGTAGAAGAAGCGATTCGTACATTGTTGTTATGGATGGGAGAAAATCCAAATCGAGAAGGACTTGTCGACACTCCAAGACGTGTAGCTAAAGCGTATCGCGAGCTTTTTATTGGTTATAGCAAATCAGTTGAAGAAATCTTAGATACAGTTTTTGAAGAAGTTTCAGGATACAATGATGCAATAATCATGAAAAATATTCCTTTTTATTCACATTGTGAGCACCATATGATCCCCATCGTTGGAAGAGCTCATATTGGGTATTTTCCTGATACAAAAGTTGTTGGCCTTTCAAAAATTGCCCGTGTTGTAGATATTTTTTCTCGTCGTTTACAAACACAAGAGGCTATGACCGCTCAAATAACAGATGCTTTGACAGTGCATTTACAGCCACGTGGTGTTGCGGTGTTGATTGAGGCTGAACACATGTGCATGGCTATGAGAGGAATTCAAAAGCAAGGTACGACAACAATTACAACAAGCTTTCGTGGTTGTTATGAGGAAGACCAAGGTGTACAGGATAACTTTATGAAGATGGTGCAAAGATTATAA